In Deltaproteobacteria bacterium, the DNA window CGGGCCACCGGCGGCCTGGATGACACGATCATTCCCTTTGATCCCCGGACCGGCCAAGGGACCGGTTTTAAATTTAATGAGTTTCAATCCGATGCCTTATGGGCCGCCCTTCAGGAGGCCTTGACGGTTTTTAAGAATCAAAACCAATGGCAGCGTTTAATGAAAAACGCCATGGCCCAGGATTTTTCCTGGGAGGTCTCGGCCCGGGAATATATCAAACTGTATCATTTGGCGCTGGAAAGGCTTAAAGCGTGAGGCATAGGTACAAGGTACAAGGTGCAAGGTATAAGGTGTAAGGTTAAAAATCAGGTACTACTTTTTGTTCCGCACACCTTGAACCTAAGACCTTTCTTTAATTAAGTATGGTAAAAAAGATCATTTACTTTCTCTGGATCATTGGATTGGGACTCCACTTAGTTGGAAGCGAAGCTTTTTCAGCCCCACCTGATCCGGAGCCCTGGGCCGGAAAACTGAATCTCCTTCCAGAGCAGGTTCAAGCCCTGAAGGATCTCAGAGGCCGATTTCGCCAGGAACTGATTCAAAATCGAAAAAAAATCATGCTCAAGCGTCTGGAACTGCGGACCCTGGCTTCGGAAGAATATAAGGGAGAAAAGGGGGAAGAATTACGGCGTGAGATTCAATCCCTTTATCAGCAGGCCAGAGAGCGCTCCCTTTTTTTTCAACAGGAGGCTTTGAGGATCTTAACCCCGGAACAACGGGAAAAATTATTTCCTGAAATGGATTGGGGATTTCATTGCGGGAGAGGGCTCCCTTGGGGAAAAGGACCGGGAATGGGACGTGGAATGGGACCGGGCAGGAAAGGTCCCGGGCTTGAATATAAAAACGAATGATGAATATCGAATGTCGAAGGAAGGAAAAAGTAGCCCATAGCCAATTTAAGGTTTTTTGAATCAGTTTAGTTTTTTGAAAAACTGTTTTCACCGCAGAGGCGCAGAGAGCGCAAAGAAAAAGATTTTTATTGTTTGCCGGTGAGGGGCCGGCAAACAATAAACTTCGTTACCCTACGGGTAATTAATTGGACGGAAGCACTCTGGGACGGAGTCCAGACCTGGTTTGAACAATCCCGCCTCTCACGGGATTGTTCAAAAAAATCTCTCTGCGTCCTTTGCGGCTTTGCGGTGAAAAAACTCTCTTTTCAAACAACTAAAGTGTTACCACAGAAAGGAATCATCTAAAATGGAAAATTACGAAAGGCGCCACAAAGTGATTCTTCTGGTGGAAGACAATCCCGATGATGTGGAATTGACCATTCGGGCACTGGAACAGCAAAAGATTGCCAACCCGCTGATCGTCGCCCGGGACGGGGTCGAAGCCCTGGATTATCTCTTCGGGAGAGGGAAATATGCCGGACCAGAACTTCCGGCCTTGCCTACTGTTATCCTATTGGACCTTAAATTGCCCAGGCTCGACGGTCTCGATGTCTTGCGTCAGTTACGCAGCAACGAAAGGACCAAGCTATTGCCGGTGGTTATCCTTACTTCATCCAATGAAGAAAGTGACCTGAACAACGGCTATCTCCTGGGGGCCAACAGCTATATTCGCAAGCCAGTCGATTTCGATCAATTCAATGAGGCCATTAAACAACTCGGGCTCTACTGGCTGGTCTGGAATGAGCCGGCCCCCAGCAAAAAACCATAAGGAGAAAAGAATGGGAATACCCCTGAATGTCCTGGTTGTCGAGGACTCGGAAGATGACACCCTGTTGATGATCCGGGAACTGGAGGGGGGCGGCTACGTCCCGGAACACCAGCGGGTGGAAACCGCCGAGGCCATGGGTGCTGCCTTCCGGGAAAAGACCTGGGACCTTATCCTGTGCGACTATAAACTCCCGAAATT includes these proteins:
- a CDS encoding response regulator; this encodes MENYERRHKVILLVEDNPDDVELTIRALEQQKIANPLIVARDGVEALDYLFGRGKYAGPELPALPTVILLDLKLPRLDGLDVLRQLRSNERTKLLPVVILTSSNEESDLNNGYLLGANSYIRKPVDFDQFNEAIKQLGLYWLVWNEPAPSKKP
- a CDS encoding Spy/CpxP family protein refolding chaperone, whose translation is MVKKIIYFLWIIGLGLHLVGSEAFSAPPDPEPWAGKLNLLPEQVQALKDLRGRFRQELIQNRKKIMLKRLELRTLASEEYKGEKGEELRREIQSLYQQARERSLFFQQEALRILTPEQREKLFPEMDWGFHCGRGLPWGKGPGMGRGMGPGRKGPGLEYKNE
- a CDS encoding response regulator — its product is MGIPLNVLVVEDSEDDTLLMIRELEGGGYVPEHQRVETAEAMGAAFREKTWDLILCDYKLPKFNGLQALKLFKETGTDIPFILISGTIGEELAVEAMKNGAHDYLMKDKIQRLVPAVQ